The Euphorbia lathyris chromosome 3, ddEupLath1.1, whole genome shotgun sequence genome contains a region encoding:
- the LOC136224725 gene encoding ribonuclease 3-like protein 1, whose amino-acid sequence MENKCLNPIPNQPLNNLPPLPPSGTATKRFSDQAKPISEGVHKFDDEANTVADLSLDKILLQHNDVETNINLQIHHHNHKASSASGEGNRVSAKSKLLEICTVYKWKPPSFECCKQEGPPHLRLFSFKVAVEIEGENGMSLECFGAPKPKKITAAEHAAEGALWYLNHFGYLSVNKLEKKGKNTKSLTS is encoded by the exons ATGGAAAACAAATGCCTAAATCCAATTCCAAACCAACCTCTCAACAACCTTCCTCCTCTACCTCCATCCGGCACCGCTACAAAGCGCTTCTCTGACCAGGCGAAGCCAATATCAGAAGGGGTGCATAAATTTGATGATGAGGCCAACACTGTCGCCGATTTATCACTTGATAAAATCCTTCTTCAGCACAATGATGTAGAAACCAACATCAATCTTCAGATTCATCATCATAATCATAAAGCTTCATCTGCCTCTG GAGAAGGAAATAGAGTATCGGCGAAATCAAAATTGCTTGAAATTTGTACAGTCTACAAATGGAAACCCCCTTCTTTTGAATGCTGCAAACAGGAAGGGCCTCCCCACTTGCGATT GTTTAGCTTTAAGGTTGCAGTAGAGATTGAAGGAGAAAATGGGATGTCTTTGGAGTGTTTCGGTGCTCccaaaccaaaaaaaataacGGCAGCAGAGCATGCAGCTGAAGGGGCTTTATGGTATTTAAATCATTTTGGTTATCTTTCAGTTAACAAGTTggagaaaaaggggaaaaacacGAAATCGTTAACTTCATAG